Proteins encoded by one window of Enterococcus faecalis:
- a CDS encoding YccF domain-containing protein: MKTLGNILWFIFGGFFGGLSWLFAGVIWCITIIGIPIGLQCFKLAGLSFWPFKKRVVYSDSGVSLVVNIIWLIISGLPLAIGHCISGLLLCLTIIGIPFGQQSLKLAKLALMPFGARVVSTNDFYFE; this comes from the coding sequence ATGAAAACACTGGGCAATATTTTATGGTTCATCTTTGGCGGCTTTTTTGGTGGCTTATCTTGGCTATTCGCAGGCGTGATTTGGTGTATTACAATTATCGGTATTCCGATTGGTTTACAATGTTTTAAATTAGCGGGGTTGAGCTTTTGGCCGTTTAAAAAGCGAGTCGTGTATAGTGATAGCGGCGTATCTTTGGTGGTAAATATTATTTGGCTGATTATCAGTGGACTACCATTAGCAATTGGGCATTGTATTAGTGGCTTGTTGCTTTGTCTGACAATCATCGGTATTCCGTTTGGGCAACAATCCCTTAAATTGGCGAAATTAGCGTTAATGCCGTTTGGGGCCCGTGTTGTTTCAACAAATGATTTTTATTTTGAATAG
- a CDS encoding ArgE/DapE family deacylase, with amino-acid sequence MEKSEKISILQDVVKIKSVNGNEEEVAIYLQNLLKKYEIPSELVSYAPNRSSLVAYLGENREKVLGFSGHMDVVSEGDESQWTFPPFAAHIEGNKLYGRGATDMKSGLVAMVLAMIELKEKEVPLNGAVKFLGTVGEEVGELGAGQLTEKGYADDLSALVIGEPTNYNLMYAHMGSINYSVVSHGKEAHSSMPEEGINAINNLNEFITEANQQMAEVTANYENPELGRTIHNVTVIKGGTQVNSIPGQAALQGNIRSIPEFSNDQVIALLQKIVDELNKKEKHQLELTIDYNKIPVKAEKDSALIQAIQAQFDQPLPLVTSAGTTDLAEFTKSDNTFDCVVFGPGVTTTAHQVDEYVEIDNYLDMIDKYQAIAKSYLN; translated from the coding sequence ATGGAAAAATCAGAAAAAATTAGTATTTTACAAGATGTGGTTAAAATTAAATCTGTAAATGGAAACGAAGAAGAAGTGGCAATCTATTTACAAAATCTTTTGAAGAAATATGAGATCCCTTCTGAACTTGTTTCTTATGCACCAAATCGTAGTAGTTTGGTTGCTTATTTAGGTGAAAACCGAGAAAAAGTCTTAGGGTTTAGTGGCCACATGGACGTGGTTTCTGAAGGGGACGAAAGTCAATGGACTTTCCCGCCATTTGCGGCCCATATTGAAGGAAATAAATTGTATGGCCGTGGCGCAACGGACATGAAAAGCGGCTTAGTCGCAATGGTTTTAGCAATGATTGAATTAAAAGAAAAGGAAGTTCCATTAAATGGAGCGGTTAAATTTTTAGGTACAGTTGGTGAAGAAGTCGGCGAGCTAGGCGCTGGCCAATTAACTGAAAAAGGCTATGCGGATGATTTAAGTGCCTTAGTCATTGGAGAACCAACCAATTATAACTTGATGTATGCGCACATGGGTTCAATTAACTATTCTGTTGTGTCACACGGAAAAGAAGCCCACAGTTCGATGCCAGAAGAAGGCATTAACGCGATTAATAATTTGAACGAATTTATTACAGAAGCAAACCAACAAATGGCGGAAGTCACAGCAAACTATGAAAATCCTGAATTAGGTCGAACGATTCACAATGTAACCGTCATTAAAGGTGGCACACAAGTGAACAGTATTCCAGGTCAAGCAGCCTTGCAAGGGAATATCCGTTCAATTCCAGAATTCAGCAACGACCAAGTCATTGCATTATTACAAAAAATTGTCGATGAATTGAACAAAAAAGAAAAACATCAGTTAGAATTAACGATTGATTACAATAAAATTCCTGTAAAAGCTGAGAAAGATTCTGCGTTAATTCAAGCCATTCAAGCCCAATTTGATCAACCATTACCATTAGTGACAAGCGCTGGGACCACAGACTTAGCTGAATTTACTAAATCAGACAATACATTTGATTGCGTTGTCTTTGGACCAGGTGTGACCACTACTGCACACCAAGTCGACGAATATGTCGAAATTGATAATTATTTAGATATGATTGATAAGTATCAAGCGATAGCAAAAAGTTATTTAAATTAA
- a CDS encoding helix-turn-helix domain-containing protein translates to MILMMFLNKVDKRKIALFQLLENAPMLTESKETVMQELELSEFIVNKTVAELNADFIEFGLSEDFQIVSDGIFLTLNESGTETSATLIDCYIKESLRFAMFQDFFFQRFDSVNEFALEHFVSHTLAYKEFKELKKMLENYQITINKEFHLVGNETNLREVTTLVFLQLYQRDFSLYGKKVLEQIRNFELFFSEKVHLNQRAGYAQAKCFHFLAVSLVRTQQQFYVEKKVDSQVLKQLAGDNQQNVFNWLESLQIPEPQRTNEGNYLLLFLIAEEWLQVASAALCQRFAEIQQLNRDLLSYLKIQFQLSEEVLQGFEQKVTIVHFKLFHFPIEANYSYRKMDVTYFAETYTEYFSASRQFIQEQKANPAVWDARQFLFYRYLLLMVDALPLKKVLAPITLCVDFSFGEAYNRMIQKNIEKITKWNIIFKAHVDESVQLILSDIHFVDWPEITQIIWLAPPRPVDWSHFIKTLSALRPHSGEEKKKSS, encoded by the coding sequence ATGATATTGATGATGTTTTTAAATAAAGTGGATAAAAGAAAAATCGCCTTATTTCAGTTACTGGAAAATGCACCGATGTTAACAGAGTCAAAAGAAACCGTAATGCAGGAGTTAGAATTATCTGAATTTATCGTGAACAAAACGGTCGCTGAATTAAATGCCGATTTTATTGAATTTGGTTTATCAGAGGATTTTCAAATTGTGAGCGATGGTATTTTCTTAACGCTTAATGAATCAGGAACGGAAACTTCCGCTACTTTGATTGATTGCTATATTAAAGAGTCGTTACGTTTTGCTATGTTTCAAGATTTCTTTTTTCAGCGTTTTGATTCTGTAAATGAGTTTGCTTTAGAACACTTTGTTAGTCACACATTGGCTTATAAGGAGTTCAAGGAATTAAAGAAAATGCTGGAAAATTATCAAATTACAATTAATAAAGAATTTCACTTAGTGGGAAATGAAACCAATTTACGCGAAGTAACAACACTGGTTTTTTTACAATTATACCAACGTGATTTTTCATTGTACGGTAAAAAAGTTTTAGAGCAGATTCGGAACTTTGAGCTATTTTTTTCTGAGAAGGTTCATCTTAATCAGCGTGCAGGCTATGCACAAGCTAAATGTTTTCATTTTTTGGCGGTTTCTTTAGTACGAACGCAGCAACAGTTTTATGTAGAGAAAAAAGTAGATTCGCAAGTGTTAAAACAATTAGCCGGTGACAATCAGCAGAATGTTTTCAATTGGTTAGAGAGTCTTCAAATCCCAGAACCACAACGAACAAACGAAGGCAATTATTTACTCTTATTTTTAATTGCTGAAGAGTGGCTTCAAGTAGCTTCAGCAGCACTTTGCCAAAGATTTGCAGAAATTCAACAATTGAATCGTGACTTGTTAAGCTATTTAAAAATACAATTTCAGCTTTCCGAGGAAGTCCTGCAAGGCTTTGAACAAAAAGTAACAATCGTTCATTTTAAATTGTTCCATTTTCCAATAGAAGCAAACTATAGTTATCGCAAAATGGATGTAACCTACTTTGCAGAAACATATACAGAGTATTTTTCTGCTAGTCGACAATTTATTCAAGAACAAAAAGCGAATCCCGCTGTTTGGGATGCCAGACAGTTTTTATTTTATCGGTATCTGTTGTTAATGGTGGATGCGTTACCATTGAAAAAAGTTTTGGCTCCGATTACATTGTGTGTCGACTTTTCCTTTGGTGAAGCCTATAATCGTATGATACAAAAAAATATTGAAAAAATTACGAAATGGAATATCATTTTCAAAGCACATGTAGATGAAAGTGTACAATTAATTTTATCGGATATTCATTTTGTCGATTGGCCTGAGATTACCCAAATTATTTGGCTAGCGCCACCACGTCCTGTTGATTGGTCGCATTTTATTAAAACGCTGAGTGCACTAAGACCGCATTCGGGAGAAGAGAAAAAGAAATCATCGTAG
- a CDS encoding NAD(P)-dependent oxidoreductase, with protein MIYMKVAVLGATGKEGQLLLAEAKRRGMDVTAIVRNASKITDGTPTIEKDVYQLTTEDIQAFDVLISALGFPDVQDFPKSTKHLIEILTNQKTRLFVVGGAGTLYVDPEHTTQLKDTPSFPAEIQPLASAMGEALNLLKEAQNIYWTYISPAAMFDAEGPATGHYEVAGEELTTNSQGDSYISYADYAVAMLDEVESNAHPNQRISVYQ; from the coding sequence ATGATTTACATGAAAGTAGCAGTATTAGGAGCAACAGGAAAAGAAGGACAATTACTTTTAGCAGAAGCTAAACGTCGCGGGATGGACGTGACAGCCATCGTTCGTAATGCCTCAAAAATAACAGATGGCACACCGACCATTGAAAAAGATGTTTATCAATTAACAACAGAAGATATTCAAGCGTTTGATGTATTAATTAGTGCCTTAGGATTCCCTGATGTGCAAGATTTCCCCAAATCTACCAAACATTTGATTGAGATTTTAACCAATCAAAAAACGCGCTTGTTTGTCGTTGGGGGCGCTGGAACCTTGTATGTGGACCCAGAACACACAACTCAATTAAAAGATACACCATCATTCCCAGCAGAAATTCAGCCATTAGCTTCGGCGATGGGCGAAGCTTTAAACTTATTGAAAGAAGCTCAAAACATCTACTGGACCTATATTAGTCCTGCAGCCATGTTTGATGCTGAAGGTCCTGCGACAGGCCATTATGAAGTCGCTGGCGAAGAATTAACAACCAATAGTCAAGGTGACAGCTACATTAGTTACGCAGACTACGCCGTTGCCATGTTAGATGAAGTGGAAAGTAATGCACACCCAAATCAACGAATTAGTGTGTATCAATAA
- a CDS encoding Rrf2 family transcriptional regulator: protein MAMSTKLSVAIHILSLIETGPQEQVTSEYIASSVNTNPVVVRRLMSQLKKAGLIHSMRGANKNTLLKKPEEISLYEIYTAVELEREIFNIHQNPNPNCSVGANIQSVLETEFTKVQQKMEEELKSITLADVIHEIEVKRDK from the coding sequence ATGGCCATGTCAACGAAATTAAGTGTTGCGATTCATATTTTAAGTTTGATTGAAACAGGTCCTCAAGAACAAGTGACTTCTGAATACATTGCTTCGAGCGTGAATACGAATCCAGTCGTTGTTCGACGACTAATGAGTCAGTTAAAAAAAGCCGGCTTGATTCATTCCATGCGTGGAGCCAATAAAAATACCTTATTAAAGAAACCAGAAGAGATCTCACTGTATGAAATTTATACAGCGGTTGAATTGGAACGAGAGATTTTCAATATCCATCAAAATCCTAATCCAAACTGTTCCGTTGGGGCAAATATCCAATCGGTACTAGAAACTGAATTTACTAAAGTGCAACAAAAAATGGAAGAAGAATTGAAAAGCATCACCTTAGCAGATGTGATTCATGAAATAGAAGTTAAGAGAGATAAGTAA
- a CDS encoding RNA polymerase sigma factor has protein sequence MVFDGWKRKKQIRALETLVDTKYEKMYRIAFNYTHSKEDALDVIQESFEKALKAIQKGPDIKDFEAWFFRILLSVATDYWRKKKREAVHIEKDEHVLALLNNPQRSFLEIEEIINQLDSPNREIILLKFFEGFTLKEIALILDINENTIKTKMYRSLNELRSLLN, from the coding sequence ATGGTTTTCGATGGTTGGAAAAGAAAAAAACAAATTCGCGCGTTAGAAACGCTTGTGGATACCAAATATGAAAAAATGTATCGCATTGCCTTTAACTATACACATTCGAAAGAAGATGCCTTGGATGTGATTCAAGAAAGCTTTGAAAAGGCACTGAAGGCCATCCAAAAAGGACCCGATATTAAGGATTTTGAAGCGTGGTTCTTTCGAATTCTGCTTTCTGTAGCGACAGATTATTGGCGTAAAAAGAAACGAGAAGCTGTTCATATTGAAAAAGATGAACATGTGTTAGCCCTTTTAAATAATCCCCAACGCAGTTTTTTAGAAATTGAAGAAATTATTAATCAATTAGATAGTCCCAATCGTGAAATTATTCTATTAAAATTTTTTGAAGGATTTACGCTAAAAGAAATCGCCTTGATCCTGGATATTAACGAAAACACGATTAAAACGAAGATGTACCGCAGTTTGAATGAACTCCGAAGTCTATTGAATTAG
- a CDS encoding RsiV family protein, giving the protein MEDFVKSVVKNFSKEYRQQPLPTDLQAEVKARFHKEKKRYTWLRFRNRSLQSSVVVACGFVLSVNLFPGFSEAARNIPVLDKIVQLVTIKTLTAKKQESEVNIDVPKIQTSQESSVADTLNKKYLKEAQTEFQQVKGQLFDGSRVSVTGDYEKVVDDRRFLVVKRTFTEIKGSSATTTKYDTIDKRANVVVSLPLIFKNDFYIDVISSEIKQQIADQMKNDSNKIYWSEKEDAPSDVQPFKKIKKDQPFYINEKHQLVIVFPQGEIAPYYMGTPEFVIPNQVIENELAAPNYLK; this is encoded by the coding sequence ATGGAAGATTTTGTAAAAAGTGTTGTTAAAAACTTTTCAAAAGAATACCGCCAACAACCGTTGCCAACGGATCTACAAGCGGAAGTCAAAGCGCGTTTTCATAAAGAGAAAAAGCGGTACACCTGGCTTCGTTTTAGAAACCGCTCACTGCAAAGTAGTGTAGTGGTGGCTTGTGGCTTTGTCTTATCAGTCAATTTGTTTCCAGGTTTTAGTGAAGCAGCCCGCAACATTCCTGTGTTAGATAAAATTGTTCAATTAGTCACCATCAAAACGTTGACAGCGAAAAAACAGGAAAGTGAAGTAAACATCGATGTCCCTAAAATCCAAACATCCCAAGAATCTTCAGTAGCCGACACGCTCAACAAAAAATACTTGAAAGAAGCCCAAACAGAATTTCAACAAGTCAAAGGGCAATTGTTTGATGGTTCTCGTGTTTCAGTCACTGGAGATTATGAAAAAGTCGTGGACGACCGTCGCTTCCTAGTGGTCAAACGAACCTTCACAGAAATTAAAGGCAGTTCTGCGACGACAACAAAATATGACACCATCGATAAACGAGCCAATGTTGTCGTTTCACTCCCCTTAATTTTTAAAAATGATTTTTACATTGATGTCATTAGTAGTGAAATTAAACAACAAATAGCAGACCAAATGAAGAACGATAGCAATAAAATATACTGGTCCGAAAAAGAGGATGCCCCCAGTGATGTTCAACCCTTCAAAAAAATTAAAAAGGACCAACCTTTCTATATCAATGAAAAACACCAATTAGTGATTGTGTTTCCTCAAGGAGAGATTGCGCCTTACTATATGGGCACCCCTGAATTTGTGATTCCTAATCAAGTCATTGAGAATGAATTGGCAGCGCCTAATTATTTAAAATAA